Proteins encoded by one window of Acidimicrobiales bacterium:
- a CDS encoding Lrp/AsnC ligand binding domain-containing protein: MSVAAYILIQTEVGKTHVAQQAAAIEGVTSAENVTGPYDVIVRATADSMDDLGRLVVSHIQIIEGITRTVTCPVVNL, encoded by the coding sequence ATGTCGGTGGCCGCATACATACTCATCCAGACCGAGGTCGGCAAGACGCACGTCGCCCAACAAGCCGCTGCGATCGAGGGCGTCACCTCGGCCGAGAACGTGACGGGCCCGTACGACGTGATCGTTCGTGCCACGGCCGATTCGATGGACGACCTCGGTCGCCTCGTCGTCAGCCACATCCAGATCATCGAGGGCATCACGCGCACCGTCACCTGTCCCGTGGTGAATCTCTGA